The window GCCCACTGCACCGGTATACCAAGCCACGGATCGGCAGACCCCCATCTGCCCGGTCCTACCAGCAGAAATGGCCTGTCTTCTGCCGTGAGTTTTCTATTTATTGCAGCTATCTCCATGGCAATCTGCCTGGTCTGGCCAGGGTCGAAATCATCAGGATTTACATAGACCAGATCTGCCATGGTCTCGAAATTCCCATGCCCTAAAGCCTCACTGGAAAAACTGAAGGAATTTTCAATATCTTTATCACAGATCTGTACATCTGCCCGCTCACTGCCAGTCACCATCGGCCGAATCTGCAGAAAGTAAAAAGTGGATTTTTTCAGCTCAGGTTCGATCGCCACCGCAAACTCAATCTCAACTTCACAGCCCATACCTTTCCTCCCGAGGCTGAGCAGTTCTGTGAGAATCTTTGAGATCGGATACGCATCATATTTCAGCAACTGGGCAAAGGTCATGATCTTCAAGCCTGGCAAGTATGCATCGCGGATGACATGTTCTTCGGCAAAATAGGTGGAAGAAAGCTGCTGCACCGGCAGCTCATTTTCAGCGTCCTGAATCGAGCGTTTGACCAAATTTGATCCATACCTTTTCAGGCAGGTGTTATCCAGCATATTCAAAGCATAAAACTCCCGCTGACAGTTTTCCAGAATATCATCAACGGTGGAAAACTGTAATAACCGCTTGGGGTATTGCGGCGAAAATCGAAGAGATTTTTCCCCCTCAACCACGGTCTTGCCGACTCCAAGCGCTATGTGGACAATCCCCTCCTCCGGCATCATCCCCATCACCGGATAATAATTGTGCGACTGCGCCACCCCGGCAATTGACGGGTACCAGTAATCGCCATACCGGTTACCCACGACCTGCTGGATAATAATTGCCATCGAGTCTCCCCGGCCCTGGCTTGAATATCTGGAGAATGCCCGGGGGCTTTCAAACCAGGTTGAGGCGTAGACAAGTTTTACCGCACTCTCCAACTGACTGAGACGCTCCTGAAAGTCCTCATTGTTGTTGGCTAGAAAGTAGGTTGAATAGAGCCCTGCGTATGGCTTGAACAGTGCATCCTCAAGCAGGCTCGAAGAACGCACCGACAGCGGCAGATTATTTTTTTTCAGAAAAGCGGCCAGATCTTTTCTCAGCCAGGCGGGCAGTGTGGCATCAAGGAAGAGATCAGCAACCTTTTCATCCGGCATATCCGGCTGGTACTTCAATTTATTTTCAGCCACAAAGGCATCAAAGCCGTCCGCAGTAATCACACAGGTTTTAGGAATTGTTACCGTATAATCGGTCAGCACCGAACCTTCAGAATAGGCTCCCTGCAAACAGGCCCACATAAAGGCCAATCCCCTGGCCTTGCCCCCCATGGTCCCTTCACCAATCTTAACAAAATCCATGATATCGATGTCATAACCGGCATCCCTGAATTTGACGACAACTCCCTGCTGACGTAATTTCCGCAGCGAGTGTACTTTGAATATCAGGTCCTCGCGCATCTCCTTAATGTTTCCAATGTTAGAAATGTAATCGCAGTGCAGACGACGGGCCAGGGCAACCTCAGCCCTGGCCATAACCCAGTTTGAAAAGTGGTTGCGTTTAGCATGATACTCTAGCGACTCGTCAGGTATCTCGGCCAGCATTCGTTCAAACTCATACAAGGTGGAGGCGTGCCCGATTGCGGTTTCATCCGGCATTCTGAACACAAAGTCACCAAAGCCTAGATAATTCAAGAAAAATCTATGTATTTCATCCCGAACGAGTGGCGAATCTTTATTGATGAATATTGCCGGCAGGCTCTCTGCTGCCTTTCTGTTTTGCGACTCTGAACTAACCATCAGCAGCGGCAGGTCAGAGACTTCCTTCCGGACCTTGGATAAAAAGGAATAGCCGGCAGAGGAATCTATTTCCCCTGCCTTTTTGAACCTCGCATCGGATATAATGGCAAAGACATATGGCTTATAGCGCTCATAGAGGTCCATCGCCTCTTCATAGGTGGTAGCCATCAAAATTCTCGGCCGCGCCCGCATCCTGAGCAGCCTGTGGCGCTCATTGAGGCTCTCGTCCAGAACCGATTGGGTCTGCAGAACTATCTCCTGGTAAATCATCGGCAAGAATAAAGAGGCATAAACAGGAGAGTCTTCCACATAGATGATTACCCTGACCATGGCCCTGCCGATATCCTCATCGACATTTCTATGATCTTCGACGTTCTTGATAATTGCCAGCAGCAGATCAGCTTCGCAACACCAGAGAAAGATCCTGTCAACCCCATGGGCATCGAGCTTGTCAGCAAACGTAGAGCGTATGTGGTGGGCAACCAGAATGACAGGCACATCGGGCCGGATCTTCTTAATTTCGCCACCCAGTTCGAATGCGTCCATGCTCCCCAGATACGGCATGGTCATAACCATATCGAAGGGACGCCGTTTGAGGATACCAAGTGCCTCCTCGGCAGTTGAAACTCTGGTTATTCTAGGGGCTTTGCTTAGATTCAAACCATGATACTCTTTGATCAGCCTGGTTGCCAGGCTACCATCCTCCTCCATAATAAAGGCATCATAGAGACTGGAAACTAGCAGAATTTCCTGCACCTTGAACTGCATCAACTCATGAAATACCTTGAAATGAGGATCGAAATCCGAAACTATCCTTCCTGAGTCGATGAGCATGGGAACACCTTGTTATTTGGCGGAGAAGATATCCATCAGGGACTGCTTTCAGCTTTCTCCAATTCCCCTGATCCTCAGCTTGAAAATATGAGGGCCAGGCGTGAGATGATGCGTGACAGATTAGCTCAACACGCCTCGCTTTTTAAAGCTGAGCTTCAGGGGTAATCATATAGCTTTTTACGCTTTTTATTATTGTAAGCAGCAAAAACCTGTATTGGTAGTATTTCTTGACAGCGGTACTCAGAACCCGGATGTAATGATTTCTCTAAAAAGTCAGCAGACATCTGCTGATATCCGATCTCCTCCTGAAATTCAGGAGACCTCGCCGCCCACCACCAGGTAGACAACAG of the Desulfosediminicola ganghwensis genome contains:
- a CDS encoding PEP/pyruvate-binding domain-containing protein, with amino-acid sequence MLIDSGRIVSDFDPHFKVFHELMQFKVQEILLVSSLYDAFIMEEDGSLATRLIKEYHGLNLSKAPRITRVSTAEEALGILKRRPFDMVMTMPYLGSMDAFELGGEIKKIRPDVPVILVAHHIRSTFADKLDAHGVDRIFLWCCEADLLLAIIKNVEDHRNVDEDIGRAMVRVIIYVEDSPVYASLFLPMIYQEIVLQTQSVLDESLNERHRLLRMRARPRILMATTYEEAMDLYERYKPYVFAIISDARFKKAGEIDSSAGYSFLSKVRKEVSDLPLLMVSSESQNRKAAESLPAIFINKDSPLVRDEIHRFFLNYLGFGDFVFRMPDETAIGHASTLYEFERMLAEIPDESLEYHAKRNHFSNWVMARAEVALARRLHCDYISNIGNIKEMREDLIFKVHSLRKLRQQGVVVKFRDAGYDIDIMDFVKIGEGTMGGKARGLAFMWACLQGAYSEGSVLTDYTVTIPKTCVITADGFDAFVAENKLKYQPDMPDEKVADLFLDATLPAWLRKDLAAFLKKNNLPLSVRSSSLLEDALFKPYAGLYSTYFLANNNEDFQERLSQLESAVKLVYASTWFESPRAFSRYSSQGRGDSMAIIIQQVVGNRYGDYWYPSIAGVAQSHNYYPVMGMMPEEGIVHIALGVGKTVVEGEKSLRFSPQYPKRLLQFSTVDDILENCQREFYALNMLDNTCLKRYGSNLVKRSIQDAENELPVQQLSSTYFAEEHVIRDAYLPGLKIMTFAQLLKYDAYPISKILTELLSLGRKGMGCEVEIEFAVAIEPELKKSTFYFLQIRPMVTGSERADVQICDKDIENSFSFSSEALGHGNFETMADLVYVNPDDFDPGQTRQIAMEIAAINRKLTAEDRPFLLVGPGRWGSADPWLGIPVQWADISRVGAIIELRNDILKVDPSQGSHFFQNITSLGIPYLTITERQPRKPQKSRGDDFVDWHWLSEQPEIERLKFVRHVRFEKPLIIKCDGKNSEACILPGSFHQDQVCEIEGQRMYNQQYS